Proteins encoded by one window of Oceanispirochaeta sp.:
- a CDS encoding glycoside hydrolase family 2 TIM barrel-domain containing protein encodes MSFSPLAIHKPWIQPELTSIGTISPRATLFPFPDALSALSGKPEESPWFKKLNGEWDFLLKSRPEDLVPQDIMVLPEGSRKIRVPANWTMEDTGDSPWYTNVQMPFTIKPPHVPEKNPTGIYHRSFELPDGWAMRRTIIHFDGVESAFFLYINGREVGFSKDSRTPAAFDISAYVKEGINSLCAVVIRWSDGSFMEDQDHWWMAGIYRDVYLYSTDTFRIADLFVKAEPMESGRGKMEITVQTESLLETDRPYKLSAALYTGDGNKILDCPDLGTTRFRDVRLTDPDKEGGREIRRTLELEGIELWSSEHPHLYTLTVTLQNPEGTAIESVSCRTGFRKVEIKNRELLINGKAVMIKGVNRHEHEPDTGKTVSREGMIKDIELLKQFNFNAVRTSHYPNTPEWYDLCDEYGIYLVDEANIETHDYYDQICRDPRFSAAFLNRVQRMVHRDKNHPSIIMWSLGNESGYGPNHDACAGWIRRFDTTRVLHYEGAVHPEWGQGHAVHQAGWGAFATDIFCPMYETVEEMVHFATEVEDHRPYIACEYSHAMGNSNGSLKDYWEAFENTRGLQGGFIWDWVDQGLTKRTEDGREYWAYGGDYNEGVHDSDFCINGLIWPDRTPHPALWECKYLKQPIKISLEEDKGHPTSLRIRNKQDFTTLEWLSGEWELLVNGRSILSGSLPLPPLEAGEESLIPLPCALPSPEKGSEYFLNIRISVRKEQSWCPAGHILAMEQLPLAGSFIPRLPDKGDPEALIGDGILETTGIKAEIKDRRLLLKDATGMPLLQDGIELNLWRAATDNDGIREWSGQEDKPLGQWLKSGLDRLKLEHIKTREGDFQGQMTLEIHKTYQAADHLPPLEMIQWLIPQKEGGIYMKTEIRIPPEFPSLPRVGLIMSFRAGFEQLSWYGRGPLENYSDRDASSFFGRYDQSVTDQFVPYILPQECGNHSATRWMSLSDGKQTLRVEADRAFEFSALHHSPGDLYAARHVTDLPRREETWLTLDLAQRGLGTGSCGPQTRKEYELSPGVYQFGFYISISKM; translated from the coding sequence ATGTCTTTTTCACCCCTGGCAATACACAAACCCTGGATTCAGCCCGAGCTGACATCTATAGGTACCATATCTCCCAGAGCGACCCTGTTTCCCTTTCCTGATGCCCTGAGCGCCCTGTCAGGAAAACCTGAAGAATCCCCCTGGTTTAAGAAGCTGAATGGTGAATGGGATTTCCTGCTGAAATCACGCCCTGAAGACCTGGTCCCCCAGGATATTATGGTCCTACCCGAAGGAAGCAGGAAGATCAGGGTTCCCGCCAACTGGACAATGGAAGATACAGGAGATTCTCCCTGGTACACCAATGTGCAGATGCCCTTCACCATAAAACCGCCTCATGTACCCGAAAAAAACCCCACGGGAATCTACCACCGGAGTTTTGAACTGCCCGATGGATGGGCGATGAGGCGGACAATCATCCATTTTGATGGTGTTGAAAGTGCGTTCTTCCTCTATATCAATGGCAGAGAAGTAGGTTTCAGCAAAGATTCCAGAACACCTGCAGCATTCGACATCAGCGCCTATGTAAAAGAAGGCATTAACAGCCTCTGTGCTGTGGTCATCCGCTGGTCTGATGGGAGCTTTATGGAGGATCAGGATCATTGGTGGATGGCCGGTATCTACAGAGATGTCTATCTTTATTCAACAGATACTTTTCGAATTGCCGATCTATTTGTCAAAGCCGAACCAATGGAATCAGGACGGGGTAAAATGGAGATTACTGTTCAGACAGAGTCCCTCCTGGAAACTGACAGACCTTACAAATTGTCGGCCGCCCTCTATACAGGTGATGGAAATAAAATACTCGACTGCCCCGATCTGGGAACTACCAGATTCAGGGATGTCAGACTCACAGATCCGGATAAAGAGGGAGGCCGTGAAATCAGGAGAACCCTGGAACTGGAGGGTATAGAGCTCTGGTCTTCCGAACACCCCCATCTGTATACACTGACGGTGACACTCCAAAATCCTGAAGGAACTGCGATAGAATCGGTCAGTTGCCGCACCGGTTTCCGTAAAGTGGAAATAAAAAACAGAGAGCTTCTGATCAACGGCAAAGCCGTCATGATCAAGGGTGTAAACCGTCACGAACATGAACCCGATACGGGCAAGACAGTCAGCAGGGAGGGAATGATCAAGGATATTGAACTGCTGAAACAGTTCAACTTCAATGCCGTCAGAACCTCCCATTACCCCAACACTCCCGAATGGTACGACCTTTGTGATGAATACGGAATCTACCTGGTGGACGAAGCTAATATTGAAACTCATGACTATTATGACCAGATCTGTCGTGACCCGCGCTTTTCTGCCGCCTTTCTGAACAGAGTCCAGAGGATGGTGCACAGAGACAAGAATCATCCCTCCATCATCATGTGGTCCCTGGGAAATGAATCGGGTTATGGTCCCAATCATGACGCCTGTGCCGGCTGGATACGCCGTTTTGACACCACACGGGTACTCCACTATGAGGGCGCGGTCCATCCCGAATGGGGCCAGGGTCATGCGGTGCATCAAGCCGGTTGGGGAGCGTTTGCCACAGATATATTCTGTCCCATGTATGAGACGGTGGAAGAGATGGTTCATTTTGCCACAGAAGTGGAGGATCACCGTCCCTACATCGCCTGCGAATACTCCCATGCCATGGGCAACAGCAACGGCAGCCTCAAGGACTACTGGGAGGCCTTTGAAAATACCCGGGGACTCCAGGGTGGATTTATCTGGGACTGGGTGGACCAGGGACTGACTAAAAGAACCGAGGATGGCCGGGAGTACTGGGCCTACGGCGGTGATTATAACGAAGGGGTACATGATTCTGATTTTTGCATCAACGGCCTGATCTGGCCTGATCGAACACCCCATCCGGCCCTCTGGGAGTGCAAATACCTGAAACAGCCCATCAAGATTTCACTGGAAGAGGACAAGGGGCATCCGACATCCTTAAGAATTCGAAACAAGCAGGATTTTACCACTCTGGAATGGCTCTCAGGGGAGTGGGAACTCCTTGTGAATGGCCGGTCCATCCTGTCAGGTTCACTGCCTCTCCCCCCACTGGAAGCAGGAGAAGAATCACTGATCCCCCTCCCCTGTGCTCTGCCTTCACCGGAAAAAGGGAGTGAATACTTCCTGAACATCCGGATCTCCGTCAGGAAAGAGCAAAGCTGGTGTCCGGCAGGACATATATTAGCCATGGAACAACTCCCATTGGCAGGAAGCTTTATCCCCAGACTCCCCGATAAAGGTGATCCGGAAGCACTGATCGGGGATGGTATCCTTGAAACGACAGGAATAAAAGCCGAGATAAAGGACAGAAGGCTCCTCCTCAAAGATGCAACCGGGATGCCCCTTCTTCAAGACGGGATTGAATTGAATCTCTGGAGGGCAGCGACTGACAATGACGGGATCAGGGAATGGTCGGGACAGGAAGACAAACCCCTGGGGCAATGGCTTAAATCCGGTCTGGACAGGCTGAAACTGGAGCATATAAAAACCAGGGAAGGAGATTTTCAGGGTCAAATGACATTGGAGATTCACAAAACCTACCAGGCTGCGGATCATTTGCCCCCCCTTGAGATGATTCAGTGGCTGATTCCACAGAAAGAGGGCGGAATATACATGAAAACAGAAATACGTATTCCACCAGAATTCCCCAGCCTGCCCCGGGTCGGCCTGATTATGTCCTTCCGGGCTGGATTTGAGCAGCTGAGCTGGTATGGCAGAGGCCCCCTGGAAAACTATTCAGACAGGGATGCCTCATCCTTTTTCGGCCGATATGATCAGAGTGTAACAGATCAGTTTGTTCCCTATATCCTTCCTCAAGAGTGCGGTAACCATAGTGCTACCAGGTGGATGAGCCTGAGTGATGGCAAACAGACACTGAGAGTGGAAGCCGACAGAGCCTTTGAATTTTCTGCACTTCATCACAGCCCCGGGGATCTCTATGCAGCCCGGCATGTGACGGATCTGCCCCGAAGAGAGGAAACCTGGCTGACTCTGGATCTGGCTCAAAGAGGACTGGGTACAGGTAGTTGCGGACCTCAGACACGGAAGGAATATGAGCTATCCCCCGGGGTCTATCAATTTGGATTTTATATCAGTATTTCTAAAATGTAA
- a CDS encoding carboxymuconolactone decarboxylase family protein, with the protein MKKKRLENLKYFKEKHPDVFKSYEKFGETLHESGGPLDEKTRWLVKIAVSASSQYEYALQTHIEKALKAGCTPEEIEHTILLIAPSAGFPRMLSALMIFRKTVI; encoded by the coding sequence ATGAAAAAGAAAAGACTGGAGAACCTGAAGTATTTCAAGGAAAAACATCCGGATGTATTTAAATCCTATGAAAAATTTGGAGAAACCCTTCATGAATCAGGAGGGCCTTTGGATGAGAAAACCAGATGGCTGGTCAAGATTGCCGTCTCCGCCTCCTCCCAGTATGAATATGCCCTTCAGACACATATTGAGAAAGCTCTGAAAGCGGGTTGTACTCCTGAAGAAATTGAACACACCATACTTCTCATAGCCCCCAGTGCCGGTTTTCCCAGGATGTTGTCGGCGTTGATGATCTTCAGAAAAACTGTGATATAA